In Persicimonas caeni, a single window of DNA contains:
- a CDS encoding PAS domain-containing sensor histidine kinase encodes MSKTPVDLDEVMSGGRNSTRKKLSLSQQINSQNQRLGRILEDSYNEIYMVDPRTMRFVWVNRGARVNLGYTVEELSHMTPADISEDTLEGIYERAKPLVYGEKRMLSFEGVHLRKDGSRYPVEIRLLRAASDADATVVAIVQDISERKRNERIKDEFISIVSHELRTPLTPIIGVLDLLESDPVVTEDEHVEQLVGVARRNALRLRRLIDQLLDYRDLSQGDASFDLRNLELGDVILASIHACRYLHQRYDFELNLQLASEELWVLADRGYMVQLMSILLSNAAKFSPVGAEVTVATETHDSHALISISDCGPGIPEEMRAHIFDQFVQADSTATRRYGGTGIGLSLAQLIVEQFDGRIFFECGEEAGTTFYVELPLCESAADLID; translated from the coding sequence ATGTCAAAAACTCCGGTCGACCTCGACGAGGTCATGTCGGGGGGGCGTAATTCGACCCGCAAAAAACTGTCTCTGAGCCAACAAATCAACTCCCAGAATCAACGCCTCGGGCGTATTCTGGAAGATTCATACAACGAGATCTACATGGTGGATCCCCGCACGATGCGATTCGTGTGGGTCAACCGCGGTGCACGCGTCAACCTCGGCTATACGGTCGAAGAATTGTCGCACATGACGCCGGCCGATATCAGCGAAGACACCCTCGAGGGGATCTACGAGCGCGCCAAGCCCTTGGTGTACGGTGAGAAGCGCATGTTGAGCTTCGAGGGGGTTCATCTGCGCAAAGACGGCTCGCGTTATCCGGTCGAGATTCGCCTTCTACGCGCGGCCTCCGACGCCGACGCGACCGTGGTGGCCATTGTCCAAGACATCAGCGAGCGCAAGCGCAACGAGCGGATCAAAGACGAGTTCATCTCGATCGTCAGCCACGAGTTGCGCACGCCGCTGACGCCCATCATCGGCGTCCTAGACCTGCTCGAGAGCGATCCGGTGGTCACCGAGGACGAGCATGTCGAGCAATTGGTCGGCGTCGCGCGGCGAAACGCGCTGCGGCTGCGTCGCCTGATCGACCAGCTTCTCGACTACCGTGACTTGTCGCAGGGAGACGCCTCGTTCGACCTGCGCAACCTCGAGCTCGGGGACGTCATCCTCGCCTCGATTCATGCCTGCCGCTACCTGCACCAGCGCTACGACTTCGAGTTGAACTTGCAGCTCGCCTCCGAAGAGCTCTGGGTGCTCGCCGATCGCGGCTACATGGTCCAACTCATGAGCATTCTGCTGAGCAACGCGGCCAAGTTCTCGCCGGTCGGCGCCGAGGTCACTGTGGCGACCGAGACGCACGATTCACACGCGCTCATTTCCATCTCCGATTGTGGGCCGGGGATTCCCGAGGAGATGCGCGCGCACATCTTCGACCAGTTCGTGCAGGCCGACTCGACGGCCACGCGCCGATACGGCGGCACCGGCATCGGCTTGTCGCTGGCGCAGCTCATCGTCGAGCAATTCGACGGGCGAATTTTCTTCGAGTGTGGCGAAGAGGCGGGCACGACCTTCTATGTCGAGCTGCCGCTGTGCGAGAGCGCTGCCGATCTCATCGACTAA
- the recN gene encoding DNA repair protein RecN, with the protein MLSHLVIRNFAIIEHLEIPLHAGYTVLTGETGAGKSIIIDALNLLLGGRASTDVIRSDEDEAVVEAIFAPRKDKLEQINARLEAEGINTGNDLVVRRIVSRSGRNKVFINGGLSTVTALGEVTHGLVDISGQHEHYSLFDVTQHVEMLDGFAEVGALRDKMKASFAEVARIRRKLASIHENVQERLNRIDFLRFQLQEIDGAGLEEDEDENLKAELETLKHAEKIIKATRAAAVLCYEGNTAAAEQLSEAIDELTRASQWAPQLAELAERLEEARIGVEEVARELAGHNRDIDNDPARLDEIVARLEAIKRLKRKHGAADVAMILAKAEDMRAELSELENAEERGGELEAKLAEARSKALELAYKLSKQRRAAARVLEERLEAELGDLNMKHTRFVTSFEPAELPAKKKLDDAELRLGPTGFDTVEFLLAPNAGEEPRPLAKIASGGELSRIMLAFKTVLVARDSVETYVFDEVDTGIGGQTADVVGAKIKGTADGHQVLCITHLPQIASRSDHHYLVEKLLEDGRTRSRIRPLDEEERVEELARMLGGTRVTAKTRDAARELLG; encoded by the coding sequence ATGCTGAGCCACCTCGTCATTCGCAATTTCGCTATCATCGAGCACCTCGAAATCCCGCTGCACGCGGGCTACACGGTGCTGACCGGAGAGACCGGTGCGGGTAAGTCGATCATCATCGACGCGCTCAACCTGCTTTTGGGCGGGCGAGCGTCGACCGACGTGATCCGCTCGGACGAAGACGAGGCGGTCGTCGAGGCGATCTTCGCGCCGCGCAAAGACAAGCTCGAACAGATCAACGCGCGGCTCGAGGCCGAGGGGATCAACACGGGCAACGATCTGGTGGTGCGCCGGATCGTGAGCCGATCGGGGCGCAACAAGGTCTTCATCAACGGCGGGCTCTCCACTGTCACCGCGCTGGGCGAGGTGACCCACGGCCTGGTCGATATCAGCGGCCAGCACGAGCACTACAGCCTGTTCGACGTGACTCAGCACGTCGAGATGCTCGACGGGTTCGCCGAGGTGGGCGCGCTGCGCGACAAGATGAAGGCAAGCTTCGCCGAGGTGGCGCGCATTCGCCGCAAGCTGGCGAGCATCCACGAGAATGTCCAAGAGCGGCTCAACCGCATCGACTTTCTGCGCTTCCAACTCCAGGAGATCGATGGGGCGGGGCTCGAAGAGGACGAAGACGAGAATCTCAAGGCCGAGCTGGAGACGCTCAAGCACGCCGAGAAGATCATCAAGGCGACTCGAGCCGCCGCGGTACTGTGCTACGAGGGCAATACGGCGGCCGCCGAGCAGCTTTCGGAGGCGATCGACGAGCTGACGCGCGCCTCGCAGTGGGCGCCGCAGCTGGCCGAGCTCGCCGAGCGACTCGAGGAGGCGCGCATCGGCGTCGAAGAGGTCGCCCGCGAGTTGGCCGGGCACAACCGCGACATCGACAACGATCCGGCGCGTCTCGACGAGATCGTCGCGCGACTCGAGGCGATCAAGCGGCTCAAGCGAAAGCATGGGGCGGCCGACGTGGCCATGATCTTGGCCAAGGCCGAGGATATGCGCGCCGAGCTCTCCGAGCTGGAGAACGCCGAGGAGCGCGGCGGCGAGCTCGAAGCCAAACTCGCCGAAGCGCGCTCGAAGGCCCTCGAGTTGGCCTACAAGCTCAGCAAGCAGCGCCGCGCGGCGGCGCGGGTGCTCGAAGAGCGCCTCGAGGCCGAGCTGGGCGACCTGAACATGAAGCATACCCGATTTGTGACGAGCTTCGAGCCGGCTGAGTTGCCGGCCAAAAAGAAGCTCGACGACGCCGAGCTTCGCCTCGGCCCCACCGGCTTCGACACCGTCGAGTTTTTGCTCGCCCCCAACGCCGGCGAAGAGCCGCGTCCGCTGGCCAAGATCGCCAGTGGCGGCGAGTTGAGCCGCATCATGCTCGCCTTCAAGACGGTGTTGGTGGCGCGCGACTCGGTCGAGACCTACGTGTTCGACGAGGTCGACACCGGCATCGGCGGGCAGACCGCCGACGTGGTCGGCGCCAAGATCAAGGGTACCGCCGACGGCCACCAGGTCCTGTGCATCACCCACCTTCCGCAGATCGCCTCGCGCAGCGACCACCATTACCTGGTCGAAAAGCTGCTCGAAGACGGTCGCACCCGGTCGCGCATTCGTCCGCTCGACGAAGAAGAGCGCGTCGAGGAACTCGCCCGCATGCTCGGCGGCACTCGCGTGACCGCCAAAACACGCGACGCCGCGCGCGAATTGCTTGGCTAA
- a CDS encoding tetratricopeptide repeat protein, with protein sequence MTDPYNGSNATNVVEAHQWLADTIETLIDEGKFVEAMRALSRLRSVADDTPTRLFCYENLGVLAYRAGDVDEARQAFERAASLKSNELSAGDPGLLYALGHCAAAHGEWWRALLHYLTAFHNARDRVDEAEFMRTGAIAMQQLGFPDTALSMFLGALDRSPDNPWILESISHFYEGEGRWFEALDVQEALIDVLADGLPSASSRLADHAQVDRLIRRFISLWTIDRQAVEKRVHAITDRLRAEIGLVRDDDPGAPMADAGLMSLNLPAGLHLLVEQLAAHERNFLLLETAQSLWAQARHDRFDVHLTPYTLAGAIQAVCERLHWRQAASFDELAEIYGADADTIQAATRLIAGRYGVRFVPEHERYGGLDAAESRRLVQIQRAILYGVDVRELEGAVAMLGD encoded by the coding sequence ATGACTGATCCCTACAACGGTTCCAACGCCACCAACGTCGTCGAAGCACACCAGTGGCTCGCCGACACCATCGAGACGCTCATCGACGAGGGCAAATTCGTCGAGGCGATGCGCGCGCTGAGCCGACTTCGCTCGGTCGCCGACGACACGCCCACGCGGCTCTTTTGCTACGAGAACCTGGGCGTGCTCGCCTACCGCGCCGGCGACGTCGACGAGGCGCGCCAGGCCTTCGAGCGCGCCGCCTCCCTCAAGTCGAACGAACTCTCCGCCGGCGATCCCGGACTGCTCTACGCGCTGGGCCACTGCGCGGCGGCGCACGGCGAATGGTGGCGAGCGCTCCTGCACTACCTGACCGCCTTTCATAACGCCCGCGATCGCGTCGACGAAGCCGAGTTCATGCGCACCGGGGCGATCGCCATGCAGCAACTCGGCTTTCCGGACACCGCCTTGTCGATGTTCTTGGGCGCGCTCGATCGCTCTCCAGACAACCCCTGGATCTTGGAGTCCATTTCCCATTTTTACGAGGGCGAAGGGCGCTGGTTCGAGGCCCTCGACGTCCAAGAGGCGCTCATCGACGTCTTGGCCGACGGGCTGCCCTCGGCGTCGAGCCGGTTGGCCGACCATGCGCAGGTCGATCGCCTGATCCGCCGGTTCATCTCGCTGTGGACGATCGACCGCCAGGCCGTCGAGAAACGAGTGCACGCGATCACCGATCGTCTGCGCGCCGAGATCGGGCTGGTGCGCGACGACGACCCCGGCGCTCCGATGGCCGACGCCGGGCTGATGTCGCTCAACCTTCCGGCGGGCCTTCATCTGCTGGTCGAGCAACTCGCCGCCCACGAGCGCAACTTCTTGCTGCTCGAAACCGCCCAATCGCTGTGGGCACAGGCGCGCCACGACCGCTTCGACGTCCACCTGACCCCCTACACGCTCGCCGGCGCCATCCAGGCCGTCTGCGAGCGCCTGCACTGGCGCCAGGCGGCGAGCTTCGACGAGCTCGCCGAGATCTACGGCGCCGACGCCGACACCATCCAGGCCGCCACGCGCCTCATCGCCGGGCGCTATGGCGTGCGCTTCGTCCCCGAGCACGAGCGCTACGGGGGCTTGGACGCCGCCGAGAGCCGCCGGCTCGTCCAGATCCAACGCGCGATTCTGTACGGCGTCGACGTGCGCGAGCTCGAAGGCGCAGTCGCGATGCTCGGGGATTGA
- a CDS encoding HAD-IIB family hydrolase encodes MSLVLLDIDGTLLGADGGVDAAIWSAAERLRDAGLRLAVCTGRTHSGVALDIARRLDAGAPHIFHNGALVTTADAEPKLLHSAPLGADVLRRLVGHARRLEATIEFYTAGEVYVDRITTECARHAEVLDIAPVERDLEGVLIDEEVIRAHWIIDPALLDQALAVDLPACNASSATSPALPKDAFISVTSAHVSKGTGAVFAAEHLGVDLADVVGVGDSMSDIPMLDAVGHPFAMADGDPQVCERFRTCGPVDQNGVIEALEFALRRCGDLQPS; translated from the coding sequence GTGAGCTTGGTACTTCTGGACATCGACGGCACGCTTCTGGGCGCCGACGGCGGCGTTGACGCCGCCATCTGGTCGGCCGCCGAACGGCTGCGCGACGCCGGGCTTCGCCTGGCCGTGTGCACGGGGCGCACCCACTCGGGCGTCGCCCTCGACATCGCCCGCCGGTTGGATGCGGGCGCGCCGCATATCTTCCACAACGGCGCGCTCGTCACCACCGCCGACGCCGAGCCGAAGCTGTTGCACTCTGCGCCCCTGGGGGCCGACGTGCTACGCCGGCTCGTCGGCCACGCCCGCCGCCTCGAGGCGACGATCGAGTTCTATACGGCCGGCGAGGTCTACGTCGACCGCATCACCACCGAGTGCGCCCGGCACGCCGAGGTGCTCGACATCGCGCCTGTGGAGCGCGACTTGGAGGGGGTCTTGATCGACGAGGAGGTCATCCGCGCCCACTGGATCATCGACCCCGCACTCCTCGACCAGGCGCTCGCCGTCGACCTGCCGGCCTGCAACGCGTCCAGCGCCACGTCGCCGGCGCTCCCCAAAGACGCCTTCATCAGCGTGACGAGCGCCCACGTCTCCAAGGGCACCGGCGCGGTCTTCGCCGCCGAGCACCTGGGCGTCGACCTGGCCGACGTCGTCGGCGTGGGCGACTCGATGAGCGATATCCCGATGCTCGACGCCGTCGGCCACCCGTTTGCCATGGCCGACGGCGACCCGCAGGTATGCGAGCGATTTCGCACCTGCGGCCCCGTCGACCAGAACGGCGTCATCGAGGCGCTCGAGTTCGCGCTTCGTCGGTGCGGGGACTTGCAGCCGTCGTGA
- a CDS encoding arginine N-succinyltransferase produces MFLLREVIPTDLEQLRDLARRLNTLNLPNDSARLQKLVDVSRGSFGGVYREAKFRDYLFVLEDLAEDRLIGSCLIIAQHGTYERPAVYFNVREEQKYSTTLDKHFVHQVLQLTFNYDGPTEIGGLILHPDYRGHQLKLGKLLSFVRFLFIGLHRDLFRDRIVAELLPPLNPDGTSDLWDCLGQNFTHLDYRTADLLSRDNVEFIRSLFPSTPIYTSLLPEHVRDLIGVVGKRTRPAKRMLEGIGFRWDHSIDPFDGGPTYAVEANRCEPVTRTKRVAFAGEFGEDERADGRALVSVEDESREARFMASLCEYREVDGGVELRGEALEKLAPEGEVGMMRLSW; encoded by the coding sequence ATGTTCCTCTTACGCGAAGTCATCCCGACCGATCTCGAACAACTCCGAGATCTGGCTCGTAGACTAAACACGCTGAACCTGCCCAATGATTCCGCCCGGCTGCAGAAGCTGGTCGACGTCAGCCGCGGCAGCTTCGGCGGGGTCTACCGCGAGGCGAAGTTTCGCGACTATCTGTTCGTGCTCGAAGATCTGGCCGAAGACCGGCTCATCGGCTCGTGCCTGATCATCGCCCAGCACGGCACCTACGAGCGCCCGGCGGTCTACTTCAACGTGCGCGAGGAGCAGAAATACTCGACGACCCTGGACAAGCATTTCGTCCACCAGGTGCTCCAGCTCACCTTTAACTACGATGGGCCCACCGAGATCGGCGGGCTGATCTTGCACCCCGACTACCGCGGCCACCAGCTCAAGCTGGGTAAATTGCTCAGCTTCGTGCGCTTTTTGTTCATCGGGCTGCACCGCGACCTGTTCCGCGACCGCATCGTCGCCGAGCTGCTGCCGCCGCTCAACCCCGACGGCACCAGCGACTTGTGGGATTGCCTGGGCCAGAACTTCACGCACCTCGACTACCGCACCGCCGACCTTCTGAGCCGCGACAACGTCGAGTTTATCCGCAGCCTCTTTCCGTCGACGCCCATCTACACCTCGCTTTTGCCCGAGCACGTGCGCGACCTGATCGGCGTGGTCGGCAAGCGCACCCGCCCGGCCAAGCGCATGCTCGAGGGGATCGGGTTTCGGTGGGACCACTCCATCGATCCCTTCGACGGCGGGCCGACCTACGCGGTGGAGGCGAATCGCTGCGAGCCGGTCACCCGCACCAAGCGCGTCGCTTTTGCCGGCGAGTTCGGCGAGGATGAGCGCGCCGACGGCCGGGCGCTGGTGTCGGTGGAAGACGAGTCGCGCGAGGCGCGCTTTATGGCGTCTTTGTGCGAGTACCGCGAGGTCGACGGCGGCGTCGAGCTGCGCGGCGAAGCGCTCGAAAAGCTCGCCCCGGAGGGCGAGGTGGGTATGATGCGGCTATCATGGTGA
- a CDS encoding aspartate-semialdehyde dehydrogenase: MAGTEINETGFNVAVVGATGAVGREMLDILEERDFPVRTLRAMASKRSAGKTVEFRGKEVVIEDLEEASFEGVDFGLFSAGGSVSKKHAPRAVDAGVVVIDNTSAFRMDPDVPLVVPEVNPEAIVDGPGIIANPNCSTIQMVVALKPLHDAAGLERIIVSTYQSASGAGQKGIDELMASVKARVEGTDEPEAQKFAHPLAFEALPHIDVFFDSGFTREELKMVNETRKIMTLPELEVAATCVRVPSVRSHSESVTVDLDGELSVEKARELWEAAPGVKVYDDPANNVYPLARLAEKTDDTWVGRIRQDLDRPQTLHFWVVSDNLRKGAALNAVQIAEELVRRRSET; encoded by the coding sequence ATGGCAGGAACCGAGATCAACGAGACGGGATTCAACGTGGCCGTGGTCGGCGCTACCGGCGCCGTGGGCCGCGAGATGCTCGATATTCTGGAAGAGCGCGACTTTCCGGTGCGCACGCTGCGCGCCATGGCCTCGAAACGCTCGGCGGGCAAGACCGTCGAGTTTCGCGGCAAAGAAGTCGTCATCGAGGATCTCGAGGAGGCGTCTTTCGAGGGCGTCGACTTCGGGTTGTTTTCGGCCGGCGGCAGCGTGAGCAAAAAGCACGCCCCGCGCGCCGTCGACGCCGGTGTGGTCGTCATCGACAACACCAGCGCCTTTCGTATGGACCCGGACGTCCCGCTGGTCGTCCCCGAGGTCAACCCCGAGGCGATCGTCGACGGGCCGGGCATCATCGCCAACCCGAACTGCTCGACCATCCAGATGGTCGTGGCTTTGAAGCCCCTGCACGACGCCGCGGGCCTCGAGCGCATCATCGTGAGCACGTACCAATCGGCCTCCGGCGCCGGCCAAAAGGGCATCGACGAGCTGATGGCCTCGGTCAAAGCGCGCGTCGAGGGCACCGACGAGCCCGAGGCGCAGAAATTCGCCCACCCGCTCGCCTTCGAGGCCCTGCCGCATATCGACGTGTTCTTCGACTCGGGCTTTACCCGCGAAGAGCTCAAGATGGTCAACGAGACGCGTAAAATCATGACGCTGCCCGAGCTCGAGGTGGCGGCCACGTGTGTGCGCGTGCCCTCGGTGCGCAGCCACTCCGAGTCGGTCACCGTCGACCTCGACGGCGAGCTGAGCGTCGAGAAGGCCCGCGAGCTGTGGGAAGCCGCGCCGGGCGTCAAGGTCTACGACGACCCCGCCAACAACGTCTACCCCTTGGCCCGCCTGGCCGAGAAGACCGACGACACCTGGGTCGGCCGCATCCGCCAGGACCTCGACCGCCCCCAAACGCTGCACTTCTGGGTCGTGAGCGACAACCTGCGCAAAGGCGCCGCGCTCAACGCCGTACAAATCGCCGAAGAACTCGTCCGACGCCGCTCGGAGACTTGA
- a CDS encoding MXAN_2562 family outer membrane beta-barrel protein yields the protein MKCLFALPAALLPLAALPATGTAVELEDSTIVTNVEIGPTGQDNFFDVQDNGQLVIVGQDECISLFERKIEIAFKFQLSSQPESVVDFTRVFAVPTDQTPDDFECDEDSSDDCTTAAVDNTDFTDLDPNTEFNFGAKIEFSDLVSTAVEGQEITEQATNNEIELLLNKEDCTELEVDQQYFYRIVFNPTTTGDVQTRVDLFDAVVELDTKPPTPPTDISSVVVTEAEASLNWRLEGDQDVPLDVDRQIDERAVNPFVLFYSERDLSELTVRQALDADDVFTSPLIRDNLNNDGPDFSGNADLDELDLSGEDSRIFIAIASRDDAGNYSELVIPGAEFDPEGDGFAPVPVIDFWENYKEAGGAEAGGCSTTGGPLSGSAAVLGLLGLGLFGWRRRRRLRQAAPVIAAIGAFGLVATASPDAHAQSPTWGLAELRIGGYYPSIDDEAGLQGEPFREIFGGGSRVLVEYEQGVHIYDGFGAFGASGSFGYTHFGGKALVDENSGLTQDDINAETGMMVIPLRAGLYYQLDQLQEYWDIPLAPILKGGVDYFLWQIEDSAGDTADVDGQDGDGGTWGWHVAAGLQLGLDWIDPSSSGAMDYNWGINHTYAFAEYQIMEVDDFGASDSFILSDDRWVFGLAFEY from the coding sequence ATGAAATGTTTGTTTGCGTTGCCCGCTGCTCTCCTTCCGCTCGCCGCCTTGCCCGCCACCGGCACGGCGGTCGAACTGGAGGACTCCACGATCGTGACGAACGTCGAGATCGGGCCGACAGGGCAGGACAACTTCTTCGACGTCCAGGACAACGGGCAGCTGGTCATCGTCGGGCAGGACGAGTGCATCAGCCTCTTCGAGCGCAAGATAGAAATCGCGTTCAAGTTTCAATTGTCGTCGCAGCCCGAAAGCGTCGTCGACTTCACGCGTGTTTTCGCGGTGCCCACCGACCAGACCCCCGACGACTTCGAGTGTGACGAGGACAGCTCCGACGACTGCACCACCGCAGCAGTTGACAACACCGACTTTACTGATCTCGATCCCAATACCGAATTCAACTTCGGCGCCAAGATCGAGTTCAGCGATCTGGTCTCCACGGCGGTCGAGGGCCAGGAGATCACCGAGCAGGCCACCAACAACGAAATCGAGCTGCTGCTCAACAAGGAAGACTGCACCGAGCTCGAGGTCGACCAACAGTATTTCTACCGCATCGTCTTCAACCCGACGACCACGGGGGATGTACAGACGCGCGTCGATCTTTTCGACGCGGTCGTCGAGCTCGACACCAAGCCGCCGACGCCGCCGACCGACATCAGCAGTGTGGTGGTCACCGAGGCCGAGGCGTCGCTGAACTGGAGGCTCGAGGGGGATCAGGACGTGCCGCTCGACGTCGACCGGCAGATCGACGAGCGTGCGGTCAACCCGTTCGTGCTGTTTTATTCGGAGCGCGATCTGTCGGAGTTGACCGTCCGCCAGGCGCTCGACGCCGACGATGTGTTCACCAGCCCGCTCATTCGCGACAACCTGAACAACGATGGGCCCGATTTTTCGGGCAACGCCGACCTCGACGAGCTCGACTTGAGCGGCGAAGACTCGCGTATCTTCATCGCCATCGCTTCGCGCGACGACGCGGGCAATTACAGCGAGCTTGTCATCCCCGGCGCCGAGTTCGACCCCGAAGGCGACGGCTTCGCGCCGGTGCCTGTGATCGACTTTTGGGAGAATTACAAAGAAGCCGGCGGCGCCGAAGCCGGCGGCTGCAGCACCACCGGCGGCCCGCTGAGCGGCTCGGCGGCCGTGCTCGGCCTGCTCGGACTCGGCCTGTTCGGCTGGCGTCGACGGAGGCGTCTTCGGCAAGCTGCGCCCGTAATCGCCGCCATCGGCGCGTTCGGGTTGGTAGCAACCGCGTCGCCCGACGCCCACGCTCAGTCGCCCACCTGGGGGCTCGCCGAGCTGCGCATCGGCGGCTACTACCCGTCGATCGACGACGAAGCGGGCCTGCAGGGCGAGCCGTTTCGTGAAATCTTCGGCGGCGGCAGCCGCGTGCTCGTCGAGTACGAGCAGGGGGTTCATATCTACGACGGCTTCGGCGCGTTCGGCGCCAGCGGCTCGTTCGGCTACACCCACTTCGGTGGCAAAGCGCTCGTCGACGAGAATAGCGGACTGACGCAAGACGACATCAACGCCGAGACCGGCATGATGGTCATCCCCCTGCGCGCCGGCCTTTACTACCAGCTCGATCAGCTCCAGGAGTACTGGGATATCCCGCTCGCGCCGATCCTCAAAGGCGGCGTCGACTACTTCTTGTGGCAAATCGAGGACTCCGCCGGCGACACCGCCGACGTCGACGGCCAAGATGGCGACGGCGGCACCTGGGGCTGGCACGTCGCCGCCGGCCTGCAATTGGGCCTCGACTGGATCGACCCGAGCTCCTCGGGCGCGATGGATTACAACTGGGGTATCAATCACACCTACGCCTTCGCCGAGTACCAGATCATGGAGGTCGACGACTTCGGCGCGAGCGACAGTTTTATCCTGTCCGACGACCGTTGGGTCTTCGGGCTTGCTTTCGAATATTAA